The nucleotide sequence GAAAGGTTATTCAAGATCTGACCTGAGATGAATGGAAGAATGCTGCTGTTCATTATAGTGAACACAGCTTGATGTCATATTTATAAGGACAAATACATGGTTAAAGAGCTTTTTTAAATAGATGCACTGGGAAAATACTGCATTAACTAGTTCTATTTCATCTTCTCAGAGTATGCACATATGGATGATGCATACAGCTGCATTGTGGGGGGTTCATTGCTTCCatatttacacattaaaacacaaatagtTCGGATATTATGATGGATTGACCTGGCTTTCATTGAGTGGTAACACATCTGAAGATACTGTGCATGAGGGTGCTTCAGATTCTCTAACACAGCTAACAATGAACTGCTATTTCTCTATAAAGAAGCATTCAGCTGAGCAGCTAAAAGCTCAAACATCAAGGGCAAACTCTTgagtttgtttaaatatttgtacCCATGCTGAACATCTGTGATATGAAACCACTGAATCTTGTGTTGCGTTGTCATTAGCCTATATTTTGTCGCTTCACTTTCCATTTCTGAGAACGGATCAACTGATTCTACACGGAGAAGAAATCAGAAGTTTCAGCTTCTGGGATGTGAAAAAATTCCACTGGCTGTAAACAATGAGCTTGCCACTCAGGATAATCCACCGAGGTCAAAGGTTTATGGATAATCCAGAGTTTCTAGAACACTGTTTATTGGACGACATGTTGCTGTTtacttgttttgtattttggttttcagttaaatgatcaaaaacaaactaaattcCATTCACCTTGATTGTAATGGGATTGCAGCAGCTATTGGGTAGATGGATATCTCAAAACCTGGGCAAATAAACAGAACTATACATGAATAGATACCAATATATCTATGTAAGgatatatgtttgtttgtttgtttgtttgtttttgtaatatgGACAAACTGGCCTGGTAAACAGCAGGGGTGGGGGAAttaattgatacagcatagtattgcgaGTATCGTGTGGTAATATCGTATCGTcccacagtgccaagtatcaaatttttattaaataaattattaataccACAAATTCAAATTACACTTTAGTTAGCCTACTAAAATAATCAATGGCTTTTTCAGTCTACTAGATacactttgctgctgctgcaaaaaatggctTACGTGAGATGAACACACTGAAATCTAGATAAAACATCTGAtgacaaagtttttctttggAAACATAagttacagttgaaaaaaggtaataaatcgcaatatattttatcgcaatattATTgcatcgtgacttaagtatcgtgataataacgtatcgtggatcctctggtgattcccagcCTGTAGTAAACAGAGTGTTTTGCAACACTGATCATTTCTAATAGCTTCTAATTCTAAAATCTAGAGAGAAAGAACAACACCGTATTCTGCATGACAAAGGCTGTTCACCCAGGTCTACTcagcaacatttattttattttatgctcTGAACAGGCTTCAAAAATATCTATTTGAACATTGGGTAACCACTGGAATCTTGTCTTCTGTTGGATAAATAACCCACCAGTCAAACTGTCCATTAAATACTGGACACCAAAGCACTTTACAAGGCTGTCCTGTCATTTGTGTTGTTCCGCACTTCAGAATTCACAAGAcgttaaacaaaataacattcaTCTTTCGTGGGATGACATActtctttggaaaaaaaatgttattaatgaTTTTGGCTTGGGTTTTTTTGCTTCAAAAACAAACTCAGGAACCATCTTATCCTGCTTTTATTCAACAGTCTATTCATGATTAGCACAACGTATAGATCGACAGGTTCAGCTTACATCCCCCCTGCCGCCCCACAGTCTCTCAAGATTTTTCCTCTCTCAGCAGAGTGAGGATCCCGTCCCTTCTGGATGTGTACggtgtgtgtttcagctgaaGCAGGTGAGCAGGAAACAAGTTCCCACTCGGGGCGTACAtctcctctccctttctccccATCAGGGAGCgcagtgttttgtttctggCAAGAATCTTATCGTAAAACTCTACCCCTCCTTTGGCGTAATCACGAGAAATTCCTGCAGCCTGCCGGTCAGAGCTATAGTCAATCCACTGGCCAACAGCATCCGAGGTGAGGAAGTAGGACACGGCACCGAGCCCCAGTGCCAGAATGTTCACGCCCCCGCGGAGTAGCACAGGCCCGGTGTGGAGCCCAAACACCTGCTTCATGAGCACGCTGTAAACCCAAACCCCACCCAGGCAGAGCGGGGCAACAGCAGCACTCACAACGGGTCCTCCGGACTGCAGGCGGGCCACTTCTCGTGCTAAGGCGAACTTCTGTGCCTCAGGGGAAAAGACCAGTGCCTCTTGTAGAGCGGCGCCAGTTTCGCTGCTCCAGTCCACCGTTTTGCCATTGATAAAGATTGTGCGATTGGTGATGCCACTAGAGTCATCGCCAGTGCTGTTAAAGTTTGCTGGGATGCCGATTTGAGCCCCTGCAAAAAGCCAAGGGACACCAGCACCAACCGGATGGAAGCCGAAGGAGGCGAAGGCAGAGAAGTTCTTGGTTGATGTGATACCGTAGTCCTTCAACACCTAAAATGACAACATTGGAATTTGgattttgtcactttctttttactgcactttatTAAAAACCGATGTTACTGCACTTCCATAAACTATAAAGCAACACTTTGTGAGTGCTGTTGTTTAATTGAGTTAAACAAGGTTAGTATCTTCTTTTAACTGTTCTTATTTCAACTACTGTAAAAATGATGTGCAATAATGCAGATAACCCTGCCACAACTGTGTATTAAATATAACCTGATTGGACAGCACTACCTGCTGGAAAACGTCCTCGAGCTTTTCAGACAGTGTGGCTGGTTCTCCTTTGGACCAGGCCTGATAGAGCTGACGGTAGGTGTGGTCAGGGAACACATGGTAGAATATTTTGGCGGCAAACACCCCACCACAGCTCGCAATAAGCAGTGGAGTCCTGTACTTCTGGAGAAGCACCGTGTACTTGAGGAAGCGGGACGCCATGTCACGTCTCGACTGCTTTTGTGTCAGTTAGCTGCTGCAGACTTCAGTAGGTGGCATCTGTGAAGGAGGCAGACAAAACGTTTATGAGTATACCAACGGGCCTGCAAGTCACAGATATGCAGAAGGCGGATTCAATTCAACAGAAGCATGACACTGTCGGAAAAATTCCCTCCCTTTCGAAGAGGTAATGTAGAGTTTAAGTGTctctcaaggacacttcaggcAGGGATGTGAACCTTTGTTGTCCTGTTGATGGAATACTTTCTTTAACCAAGAGGCCTCCGTAACATCACCTTCATCACTATGAGTTAGCTTTAGTTAAAAGCTCTATATCACAATCCCTGGCCATTATGTTTTCAAGGTTAACCAGGGAGCCATTAACACCAGATGGGAACATAATAGCTGACACAACTAATGCATTGTGTTACTTTATGTTCCAGTCCACAGATAAagcctcctccaggaactcggCCTCATATCGACACTGAAAATGTGGGAACATAACATCATGTCCTTGCCTGGTCTTGAAAGGCACagtgaagggactgttcttaacatATCAGAAGAAGGGGAGGCTGAGGTGTcaattttttatcttttaatttttttttttaatcctcacCCTCCCAAGTgaggggaagggtgaggagtatttttccttgagcttccctgagtgactgggggAAAATACATGACCCTTCCTCCACCATGAATAGGccctaatctttttttttttctttttttttttaaacatttacaccaaatgttgatatttgaGCCAATGTAATCACCAAATCAAACAGCTGATTCCTGAAGCAAAATGCAAACCCTTCTTACAAATTGCATCATCCTCACACAAGCTGTGTGTGCAATTCTGCAGAATATGGGTGCATGACAGCCAACCTTACcacacaaaaccaacaaaatttTATAAAGCCTTCACATCACACACTCCCCACGCATGCACCCAGTATCAGCAGCATGTACATGATGagtgttttccaaaataaactgtACACAACAGTGATAGGAGTGGCCAGCCAGAAAAATACCAGTTACTCTGTACAGCGGATGttatgattttaaaaacttCTTTGAcgtttgaaagttaaaaatataaaatggaaTCCTGGAGCTAGAAaaagcattgtttttttgggttttgttttttttactattatCATGCATGCAGGAGTGCagcatttaatgttttttacagGATCTGGCTAatggaaatattttgttaatgtcaaattttaggtgagaaaggacggcagaggagatactAGCACACCAATGAAACTGGGCTGGACAGCGACAAAAAGGTCCACAGGCTGAAATCATGAGTGTACTTTGAGCATTCTTCTTTTAGTGCACAGATGTCCTTAATAAACTGACAAATTGTTGcactgatctcagcctgtgaccTTTTGTGACTGTCCTGCCCAGTTGTATTAGTGTGCAGGTACATCCTCTACCTTCCTTTCTTGTCTATTGTACAAACACACCCAGgacaaacttttttgttgccctaagtAATTTCACAGCTCACAGCGGCCCTAAAATTTTAAGTGAGACATGTAAAACAAAGTGATTTTTGTGAAATATCACTATCTTAAGCTTAGATTTGGGTATGTTTCCTGAGGGAACATAAGTCCCTCTTCAATGTTTAAAAATTTGACATAGCTCCCCTATTTTGTACCCCCAataaataacgaacagtccctaacgaCAGTTTCCTGAACTTATTTGACACTACAGGCTGAGTGAAATTACCAGTGAATGTCCTGCTCACGCTTAAACTACATGAAGGGCCGTGCAAATAGTCATACACAAAATGTTAGCAACCTTATCAGTATCAGGCTTTGGGTagctttatttcattttctagaCAGTGCCGAACTGAAGTTAGCCTAGCAGTGCATGCTAATAATTATAGTCTAGTAATATCTAGTTATTTAACGTCGCTAAAACAGTACACAGCAGCACTAAAATGCAACAACTACCGTTAACCGCCTCCACTGCTGCAACCTAACACAATGTAacattagtttttttgtttgaggCACATTGTCCAcaatgtaacgttacagcaacattagctaaACAACCGCTTTCCGTTTTAGTTCATAACGTCACTAAAAACAATGGCAATTTACTGTCTAAATATCAAACACACATCTTGTTTCACTCACATGCTCTCCACATCTTTACAAGGACAGCCGACATAGTTATGTGACAGAACTGTTCCGTCCGTAAAGCGATTTAGCTGTCGTCATGGTGTTGCGCGACAGTTTTACGACAGTGGATGTAACAGTCTGCCTGAATGTTAGTACCTTATACAGTGATGTATTTTCCCATTTGTATAGTAGGAAATCGTTTATTCTAAACCACATGTCAGTTAGTGTGATTGATAAACAAAGCTAATAAATTATTGTTCAACgattaatgaaaataacaataataaaaatgcacacactCTTATTCAGACACAAAGTGTTTTATTATTCTTGTTAATCAACTGTTTCACTGTTTTACACACTTAGATAAGTGTAACCATTTAAAGTGAACATTTAACAGTAGTCTTAACGCACTCCAACAGTGAGGCAGAGAAATGCAAATAAAAGATACAATCAAGTTAActgttcagtgttcagtgtaTGTAACAGTATATGACCACAGAGGTACCACCACCCTGATGGCACCTTAACAAAGTAATAATAAAGTATCTTATTGCTTTGgtctatacattttttttccatttacacactttattttattttttatacacaAAAGTGGATTATTCAAAGTTGTATAAAGGCAATTTAATAACAAATAAGGAACCCCACACTGTGgtagaaaaatgcaaaataataaaaataaaaatacagtcaAGCTTAACTTTCAACTATTCAGTGTAATGGTATCAACAACACCCTAACAGTACTTcaaaaaaagtgtaaaagaaagaaaattacaaacacaaatgaagtAACAAAGTGACCATCTACATGAAAAATCCCTGAGACTCCCAAAACTGCAGAAGAGAAACGCAGACTATATGCATATGCATACATATACACTCAATCAaaatatttaactatttaatgCAATTGCACTAACCCTACCTTGATTGAACCCCAACAggaagaaaaatacaaacacaaaagaaTTAACAAAGTGACCATCtatatgaaaaattcacatTTCTGTAATTGTGCATATATTCAGTTACTACGGCTGCATATTGGTAGTTTTTACTATATTTTACATTGCACACGTCTCTAAATACACAATTTTAATTATTC is from Epinephelus moara isolate mb chromosome 7, YSFRI_EMoa_1.0, whole genome shotgun sequence and encodes:
- the tmem177 gene encoding transmembrane protein 177 is translated as MASRFLKYTVLLQKYRTPLLIASCGGVFAAKIFYHVFPDHTYRQLYQAWSKGEPATLSEKLEDVFQQVLKDYGITSTKNFSAFASFGFHPVGAGVPWLFAGAQIGIPANFNSTGDDSSGITNRTIFINGKTVDWSSETGAALQEALVFSPEAQKFALAREVARLQSGGPVVSAAVAPLCLGGVWVYSVLMKQVFGLHTGPVLLRGGVNILALGLGAVSYFLTSDAVGQWIDYSSDRQAAGISRDYAKGGVEFYDKILARNKTLRSLMGRKGEEMYAPSGNLFPAHLLQLKHTPYTSRRDGILTLLREEKS